Below is a genomic region from Xiphophorus hellerii strain 12219 chromosome 1, Xiphophorus_hellerii-4.1, whole genome shotgun sequence.
agtactgtgtgtgtgttcaactttagtcttgtgtatgtgagagataaacgtctgtgtgtgtgcgagctgttagcagtgtatgtgtgcgagaaagttaacgtttgtgtgtatgtgcgcgagctggtagtagtgtatgtgagcgagaaagttaacgtttgtgaatgtgcgagctgttagtacagtgtatgtgtgcgagaaagttaacgtttgtgtgtatgtgcgcgagctggtagcagtgtatgtgtgcgagaaagttaacgtttgtgtgtatgtgagcgagctgatagtagtgtatgtgagcgagaaagttaacgtttgtgtgtgtgtgtgtgacattttagtagtgtgtgtatacgcaatttgagtattttttgaatgtgcgtgagtaatttttgagtgtgcgtggctatttttttgagtatgcgtgagtttttggtagtgtgtgagagacaaaatgtaatttttttgagtatgcgagagtttttggtagtgtgtgagagacaaaacgtaattttttgagtatgcgaggctatttttttggagtatgcgtgagtttttggtagtgtgtgagggacaaaacgtaattttttggagtgtgcgaggctatttttttggagtatgcgagagtttttggtagtgtgtgagagacaaaacgtaattttttggagtgtgcgtggctacttttttggagtatgcgagagtttttggtagtgtgtgagagacaaaacgtaattttttggagtgtgcgtggctacttttttggagtatgcgagagtttttggtagtgtgtgagagacaaaacgtaaattttgtcctaaacggcccctcataggaGATGCGTATGTTGTTGCTGggaaaacaggaactattttgatATGACTGACACAAAGTCTATCACGCTACCcataaattattctgttattcTATAATATTATAAAAGACGGCGTATCTGAAAAGAAATATAGTAATACgtacctttactttctttcaaatttctttctctgaatcttgcatctggtcccatagaaatgaatactattttctttgactccccctagtggtctggagcacttccgttttcaacactttttgtttgctgcatttcattcgggggtgtcttcttttttgtttgcgtctcactttttgtttgctgcatttcattcgggggtgtcttcttttttgtttgcgtctcactttttgtttgctgcatttcattcgggggtgtcttcttttttgtttgcgtctcactttttgtttgctgcatttcattcgggggtgtcttcttttttgtttgcgtctctctttttgtttgctgcattttattcgctttttgcttgccgcatttaatttgtgcgcgtgttttttgtttgtttgcatgttttctcttttgctgcgcatttgcacctgtcggccaccgtaaaATTCTACTTATGTACTATGtacttgtaaaaaatatatcttcagtaaaatgattgtaataatatttaatgtattttactagattttatttgtttttgtctttaaataagaTGACATGCCGAACTGAATATAGAGTGTAGCTTGGTCTCTAAAACACAAGACACTAATCAAAGACACCACTTACAGCGACTAAACAGAATACACAAtggattcttcttttttcttccttcatctttaatcacatttttattacgGATTCAAGTTGGTTAATTTGggatattttattatcatttaaaattttccgACATTGAACTCAAAGAAGCGAGTTCTCGGCGTCAATTGTAGAGATCTTTTTTTGTTACCTCCTGGGCCACAGTAGTTTGGAATGTGACGCCTCAAAATAGACTTGAACTATCTTGACTTCAGAGTGAGTCTTTGACAGCGGGCGAGATCTCGTGTTAGCTGAAGTCGAGCGGAGCAACAAGACCGGTGTTGTGCCGCAAAAAGCGTCCCTATTCTTGAAGCCGCATTGGTCGCTGTGAGAACGAATTTCTCACAGCGAAATTCCTTGGCTGTGAGATTTTGTTGAAAATCATGCAATGAACATCTCTTTattacggaagaggattagggccaccgaaaaaataaaataaataattctgactttaatctcagaattctttttttttttttttcctgtggccctaatcctcttccgtacttTATGTTGCTTCaattacaatatttatttttcggAGAGTGCTGCTATTTAATTGTGTTATTTCGTAGCGGTAACTGTGATTGGGAAAATGTCCATGCACATATATATTTATcgaaaaatagaaaatagcaTCAATTATGTGCTTAAGAGAATTTCGTTTTTTTGCTACAGTTGATTTTCTTTAGATGACGTTCAGTGAAAACGACTATCGTCGGTCAGAAGGTGCTTCCCTGACCGGGGGCGCTTTTTCTCGCTCAACACCGGTGCATTGCGTGCAGCGGCGCGGAAGCAGCGTGGTCCGTTCAGTGCCTGGCTGACTGACTGACAACCGCCggggagaaagagaaaaagttattCTAAGTTCGAGGTCTGCACACTGCCAACATGTCTGGAGATGAGGAGACACCAGAACAGACCATCGCCGAAGACCTGGTGGTCACCAAGTACAAGATGGGAGCAGAGATCGCGAACCgtaagaggaaaaaactgctttatACAGATCAGTTCATAAGTGCCCGTGTGACGTTAGTTAGCAGTGTCCGCTATCCAGGCAAAGCAGCAGTGCCATGTGCCGCAACAAGGAACAGGGCTGTGTTATGATCAGTGCTCAGTCAGTGCTTGTAACGGACACAAAACAGCGCTGGTCTTAAAACATGAATGCAGATAGTATCACTTAGTCATTTGAggtcttttaaaatgaatctcGCTCTATGAGCTCGGCTGCTAGCTCTGTAGCGGAGCTAACTGGCTAGCAGCTAGCTGATACTGCTAAACTACCAGTTAACAATGGGAACCCAGTGTAGTAGGAATTTAATGTAGCAGgaatttaaatgtaaacttgCTCAAAATTCAAATGCATACAGATTACATTTAAATGCCACTTATTAAAAGAATGTTCATTAGTGTTATATATTTAGGAGTCGTTCTTTGAAgctaaattacacacaaacacacttatcTTAAGTAATAAAAGATCAATTAAAGtaataacatgatataaaacaTCTAATCTAtgttgtttttgacttaattaaAATCCAGATTGTTATGACCTAATTTTAGTTGTAATCTTGCCatccaaataaaatttaaacttgAAATCATTGGAGTCACTTGTTTCCATTTGCAAGCAGCTAATCAGCAGAAAATCTGAACCtgctaaaataataacaataataattattatttgtattattagtagtaaaaataataataatgtataggtaatttaaaaaaaaaaattgtctccTGTCCTGCTGAGCATTATAGCTCAGACGGCATCCAGGTAAAatcccaaaaatatttaaattatttgcttttatctcCAATCCTAAACTGTAGTCCAGTCAGGAAGTTTGGATTGGCTGCAGTTATGATCTTTCTCACAGAAAGCATGTCCTTCTCGGGGGTTTTGTGACTTGTATAAAGCAGCTAATGTACTGgttgtgttgtgttgttttggCCTTAAATGCAGCTGCCAGCCAATCTGGACAGTGTTGGCTTGTTTGCAAATGTAATTTTACGAAAATGAGATGAGAACCAAAAGGACGGTGTCGGATCACGTCAGAAACCTAAACCTCCAGCCATCTGTTATGTATTTTGAAAACGTTAGacatgcaatattttaactGAGCTTTATTAATCCTGCCTGATTTCcctaaaatattacatttgatttAAGTACACGAGTgatgcagtgccttgcaaaagtattctgCTTGAACTTGTTCACTGTTTCTCCTTGTTGCGCTTTGTATTTGGGATTTGCAAGAGTCAACcagttattaaaatttttttaacaggacagttgtttttttttttgccttcgtGGCTGTGTAGGCCATGTGTGTCGGATGAAACACAGTAAAAGGCGGTCCGACAAAGTTCCGATTTCAGAAGTGCTAAATACAGATGATGtctatgtttttgtcttttcgtgtaacatgacaaaatgtaaaaaaaataagggtCTGAGTACTTGCTCATAGCACTGTATTTGTCTGATAAGCTGTGTTTTAGGCTTTGTATTCTTTATTCATCTCCCTTTCATTTTGTCCTGCAGAGGCTCTGAAGAAAGTAGCCGAGGCCGCTGCGCCTGGAGTCTCAGTGCTCAGCCTCTGTCAAAAAGGAGATGAATTCATCGCAGCAGAAACCGGTAAAATCTTCAAAAGGGAGAAAGACATGAAGAAAggtaaatgcttttttttgttttttccacctTCAGATTTCCTTCAGTCAGTGTTTCAGTCTCGCCTTCGTCGTTCGCGTTCTGTCTCCCTCAGGCATCGCGTTCCCCACCTGTGTGTCGGTCAACAACTGCGTATGTCACTTCTCCCCTCTGAAAAGTGACCCTGATGTAATCCTGAAAGATGGGGACCTTGTGAAGATGTAAGCTGCCATTGTTGTGCCAGTCCACGCTACCAAAGAGGAAACTGTTGGCAGTGGTGGCTCTCCTTACCTTGTGTCGTCTTGTTTTCTGTGTCCAGTGACCTCGGGGTGCATGTTGATGGCTTCATCTCAAATGTGGCTCATAGCTTCGTTGTTGGGGCAACCAAGGTGGGTTAGCACCACTGAGCCATATCATGCATGCACTGTTGCAGCATCGCCAGCTAAGCAATAATTTTTTAACTTGGCCCCTGTGCCGTCCTCAGGACAACCCTGTAACAGGGCGGAAAGCTGATGTCATCAAAGCAGCTCACCTGTGTGCAGAAGCTGCTCTCCGGCTCGTCAAGCCAGGAAACCAGGTAACGCTGTTTCCTTTTCCTATATACTGGCGTGCAAAAGTAGCCATGCTCCTTGAACTTGTTTTTGCTCCATGACTACCACAAACAAAACTGGCATGCTTTTGTATTCAGTCCGGTGATTGCTGTGAGTTCTCTGGAATTACGACTGCAAGTCTTTTGGATGTACTCACTCCTTTAGGGATTTAAAACCTTTTGGCTtgttaacaaaatgttttaacccATGAGATTGCTTTTATGTAAACCACTGGATTGTAGCTCTgactgcatgtttgcagttattGGACAATGAACACACCAACAGGTTTTTTATTCAGGATATCACCTTACTTAGCTCCATCTTCCCATTACGGCTGAtcagcagctgaagaaaagcatcctcaaagcataatgctgccaccgccatgtcTCTCACAGGGAATGGTGTGTTGTAGGGCTGCAGctgacgattattttagtaatcgagtattCTATCGATTATTGATGAGTAATTGGCTTAAAGTAATTCAATTCCtctttgaaataagaaaaaaattgttttcctaAAATGCCACAGCATGGCGTTTCTTTGTACACTTGATCATtagtagcaaaggatgcatgcacaaaatgtatatgttttgtcaagttttgttttagttattgctctgagtgtgtagctttttttttgttttttagcaaaTGGCATGTTTcagagtctgtatactccactTAGCGATTACTGGAAAACTAAATTCGTTAATGATTGTTTTCgataatcgattcatcacaatAAATTTGATTAGTTGCTTCAGCCCAATTGTGTTCTGACCTTTTCAGTGACGATTCCACCTTCCATACATATGATCTCTGCATGTAATCAAAAACCTTAATTTTCAGTTTATCTCACTGTGACTAAACAAATTGACTGAAGAGAATTGGTTGCACCAGATGTTATTTGGAAGTGTCAAGAGTTCAGGGGTGAATTCAAATGTATGATCCATCTTTCTGGTTtgcaattgtaaaaaaaaaaatgtttaaaacattagattaaaagctaatttattaaGCTCTACCTTGTGATGGTctatgagggggaaaaaatcccagTAAAGTTCATTGAAGTTTGTAGCCTTAAAATGAGAACATTTGGTGTCTGAATGCCCTGATTAAACCTGAAGGATCATGGGTCGCGGCTCCGCTAACACTTCCTTCTCCTTCAGAACACACAGGTCACAGAAGCCTGGAACAAAATCGCCAAGTCATTCAAGTGCTCTGCAGTTGAGGGTGtgtgcttgttttatttattttgtttgtttttttaaacggaCGATCTGCTTAGCACAGGTTTGAGACTAAAGTCCTTCCTTCATCGTCTGCAGGCATGCTGTCTCATCAGCTTAAACAGCATTTGATCGATGGCGAGAAAACCATCATTCAGAACCCAACGGACCAGCAGAGGTGAGCTTTCTCAGCGAACCGCTGCCCACTCGGTTGTTTTGTCCCATCGCTGCCAaatgagtgtgtgtatgtgtgcgtgttTACAGAAAGGATCATGAGAAGGCGGAGTTCGAAGTGCACGAGGTCTACGCTGTGGATGTGCTGATCAGCACTGGGGAGGGAAAGGTAACTGTGGTgtaaccagatttttttttatctttacaatACTTGAAAATTAAAGAACTGCTTTCTCGTTTAACATTGCAGGCAAAGGACGGAGGCCAGCGGACCACAGTTTACAAGCGAGACCCCAATAAGGTCTACGGGTTGAAGATGAAAACGTCCCGCACGTTCTTCAGCGAGATGGAGAGACGATTCGACACGATGCCTTTCACTTTGAGGTAACGTCGGCTCTCTTCATCTTAGCCAGTCATTTTCACTCGCCTTCCACCGAcgccttttttcctttttcgcTACTTTTTTTACGTCCTCAGAGCATTTGAGGACGAAGCCAAGGCCAGGCTGGGTGTGGTGGAGTGTGCCAAGCATGAGCTGTTGCAGCCGTTCGCCGTGCTGTACGAGAAGGAAGGCAAGTGGGACGATGAGGGACGCGGGTGAAGAGTCATGCAAATGTCACCAAGTTGTTCTGAAAAAATGTACTCGTCAACACGCAAGAGATGTTGCATGTCGTTTTGatttgcaaaaacagaagattCTAATATTCAAACAGATTTGAGTTTGTGCATTGCCACAAACTGGTGGAGTAATTTAGCTTTCCTCTGGTTTTCTGCTGCAAGTCACTGTCGGTTGATGAATCTGCCTCCTAAAGCATTTTGATGTATTAAGGCTAAAGAAATATCTCTGTTATGTGAACTTTcgtatttgtaatttaaaaagacattttgaaaatcaaaGTCTGAAGTGTCCAGAGACCTTGTGACTGTGTCTTCATGCTGcccacaccacacacacacacacgcactttTCATCACCATCTTCACATTTTCACTCCCATCTTTTCTCAGGGGAATTTGTGGCCCAGTTCAAGTTCACCGTTCTGCTCATGGCCAACGGACCTCTGCGGATCACCAGCAGCCTCTTTGAGCCCGAGCTCTACCAGTCTAAGCACGACGTGGAGGACCCAGAGCTGAAGGTTAGACTTCTTCATAAACACTCGTGTGTCCAGACATATGTTGTCCTTCACCTCATAAGTGTTTTGTTCTTAAAGGTTTTGCTTCAGAGCTCGGCCAGCCGCAAGgctcagaagaagaagaaaaagaaggtgactttcctgttttttttgttttttttttctttttttaacatcttttctAACTCTTtcctcaatttttattttatttctgttacaaCAGGCTTCAAAAAC
It encodes:
- the pa2g4b gene encoding proliferation-associated protein 2G4b, translated to MSGDEETPEQTIAEDLVVTKYKMGAEIANQALKKVAEAAAPGVSVLSLCQKGDEFIAAETGKIFKREKDMKKGIAFPTCVSVNNCVCHFSPLKSDPDVILKDGDLVKIDLGVHVDGFISNVAHSFVVGATKDNPVTGRKADVIKAAHLCAEAALRLVKPGNQNTQVTEAWNKIAKSFKCSAVEGMLSHQLKQHLIDGEKTIIQNPTDQQRKDHEKAEFEVHEVYAVDVLISTGEGKAKDGGQRTTVYKRDPNKVYGLKMKTSRTFFSEMERRFDTMPFTLRAFEDEAKARLGVVECAKHELLQPFAVLYEKEGEFVAQFKFTVLLMANGPLRITSSLFEPELYQSKHDVEDPELKVLLQSSASRKAQKKKKKKASKTVENATGQAMETEAAE